In Saccharomyces eubayanus strain FM1318 chromosome XIII, whole genome shotgun sequence, one DNA window encodes the following:
- the NIP1 gene encoding translation initiation factor eIF3 core subunit c, with the protein MSRFFSSNYEYDAASSSSEEDLLSSSEEDLVSSSSSESELDQESDDSFFNESESESEADVDSDDSDAKPYGPDWFKKSEFRKQGGGGSSSNKFLKNSNYDSSDEESDDEDNKKVVKSAKEKLLDEMQDVYYKISQAENSDDWLTISNEFDLISRLLIRAQQQNWGTPNIFIKVVAQVEDAVNNTQQNDLKNKAVARAYNTTKQRVKKVSREIEDSMTKFRNDPESFDKEPSADLDASVNGFRISSSQGDDLAVQEDFFTRLQTIIDSRGKKTVNQQILISTLEELLTVAEKPYEFIMAYLTLIPSRFDASANLSYQPIDQWKSSFNDISKLLSILDQTTDTYQVSEFADPIDFIEDEPKEDANGIKKILGSIFSFVERLDDEFMKSLLNIDPHSSDYLIRLRDEQSVYNLILRTQLYFEATLTDEHDLERALTRPFAKRLDHIYYKSENLIKIMETAAWEIIPAQYQSKFTSKDQLDSADYVDNLITGLSTILAKQNNIAVQKRAILYNIYYTALNKDFQTAKDMLLTSQVQTNINQFDSSLQILFNRVVVQLGLSAFKLCLIEECHQILNDLLSSSHLREILGQQSLHRISMNSTNNASADERARQCLPYHQHINLDLIDVVFLTCSLLIEIPRMTAFYSGIKVKRIPYSPKSIRRSLEHYEKLSFQGPPETLRDYVLFAAKSMQKGNWRDSVKYLREIKSWALLPNMETVLNSLTERVQIESLKTYFFSYKRFYSNFSVAKLAELFDLPENKVIEVLQSVITELEIPAKLNNEKTIFAVEKGDEITKLEEAMVKLNKEYKIAKERLNPPSNPHRR; encoded by the coding sequence ATGTCCCGTTTCTTTTCGTCTAATTACGAATACGATGCTGCCAGTTCTTCATCCGAAGAAGATCTTTTATCTTCGTCCGAAGAAGATTTAGTGAGTTCTTCCTCCTCTGAATCCGAATTGGACCAAGAATCCGATGACTCCTTCTTCAACGAAAGTGAGAGCGAAAGTGAAGCTGATGTAGATTCTGATGATTCCGACGCCAAGCCTTATGGTCCCGACTGGTTTAAGAAATCTGAGTTTAGAAAACAAGGTGGTGGCGGTTCCAGCTCAAataagtttttgaaaaattccaacTATGACTCcagtgatgaagaatcagatgacgaagacaacaagaaagttGTCAAGTCTGCCAAGGAAAAGCTATTGGATGAAATGCAAGATGTTTATTATAAGATCTCTCAGGCTGAGAATTCTGATGATTGGTTGACCATTTCCAATGAATTCGATCTGATCTCTCGTCTTTTGATTAGAGCCCAGCAACAGAACTGGGGGACCCCAAacattttcatcaaggTTGTTGCCCAAGTGGAGGATGCTGTGAATAATACTCAACAAaacgatttgaaaaacaaagccGTTGCCAGAGCTTACAACACCACTAAGCAAAGAGTCAAGAAGGTTTCCagagaaattgaagactCAATGACTAAATTTAGAAATGATCCTGAGTCTTTTGATAAAGAACCAAGCGCAGATTTGGATGCTTCCGTTAACGGATTCagaatttcttcatcgcAAGGCGATGACTTAGCTGTACAAGAAGACTTCTTCACCAGACTACAAACGATTATTGATTCAAGAGGTAAGAAAACCGTTAATcaacaaattttgatttcaacTTTAGAAGAATTGTTAACTGTGGCCGAAAAACCTTACGAATTCATAATGGCCTATTTGACTTTGATTCCATCAAGATTCGATGCCTCAGCCAACCTGTCTTATCAACCAATCGATCAATGGAAGTCCTCATTCAACGATATTAGTAAATTATTGTCCATCTTGGATCAAACTACTGACACATACCAAGTGAGCGAATTTGCTGATCCAATCGACTTCATTGAAGACGAACCAAAGGAGGATGCCAACGgtattaaaaaaatcttgggTTCCATTTTCTCCTTTGTTGAAAGATTAGATGACGAATTTATGAAATCTTTATTGAACATTGACCCTCATTCTAGTGACTACTTGATCCGTTTGAGAGACGAACAATCCGTTTACAATTTGATCTTGAGAACCCAGCTGTACTTTGAAGCCACTTTGACAGACGAACACGATTTAGAAAGAGCTTTAACTCGTCCATTTGCTAAGAGATTAGACCATATCTATTACAAATCTGAAAACTTGATAAAAATTATGGAAACTGCTGCTTGGGAAATCATACCAGCTCAATATCAATCCAAATTTACTTCAAAGGATCAACTCGATTCTGCTGATTATGTCGACAATTTGATAACTGGATTGTCGACAATCTTAGccaaacaaaacaacatCGCTGTTCAAAAACGTGCTATCTTATACAACATTTACTACACTGCATTAAACAAGGATTTCCAAACCGCAAAAGATATGTTATTGACTTCTCAAGTTCAGACCAACATTAATCAATTCGACTCCTCTTTGCAAATATTGTTCAACAGAGTCGTTGTCCAGTTAGGTTTATCAGCCTTCAAATTATGCTTAATTGAAGAATGTCATCAAATCTTGAATGATCTTCTATCAAGTTCTCACTTAAGAGAAATTTTGGGTCAACAATCCTTACATAGAATCTCCATGAATTCCACTAACAACGCTTCAGCTGATGAACGTGCTAGACAGTGTTTACCATACCACCAACACATTAATCTAGATTTAATCGACGTCGTCTTCTTGACATGCTCTTTATTGATTGAAATTCCAAGAATGACTGCATTCTACTCCGGTATTAAGGTCAAGAGAATTCCATACTCACCAAAATCTATTCGTCGTTCTTTAGAACATTATGAAAAGTTAAGTTTCCAAGGTCCACCAGAAACTTTAAGAGACTACGTCTTATTTGCTGCCAAATCAATGCAAAAGGGTAACTGGAGAGACTCTGTTAAATATTTGAGGGAAATCAAATCTTGGGCTTTGCTACCAAACATGGAAACCGTATTGAACAGTTTGACCGAAAGAGTACAAATCGAATCTTTAAAGACTtacttcttttcttataAGAGATTCTACTCAAACTTTTCTGTTGCTAAATTAGCCGAATTGTTTGATCTTCCAGAAAATAAAGTTATTGAGGTTTTGCAATCTGTTATTACAGAATTAGAAATCCCAGCCAAATTGAACAATGAAAAGACTATTTTCGCTGTCGAAAAGGGCGATGAGATTACTAAGTTGGAGGAAGCCATGGTCAAATTaaacaaagaatataaaaTTGCTAAAGAACGTCTAAACCCACCATCCAATCCCCACCGTCGttaa
- the UPA2 gene encoding putative methyltransferase: MSSMKKFKKVEKPLSQTRHYSLCIPTTLVSDCRNLSQITHKVYQVAKFASLFNVSEVVILEDNSQASGTKKKISTAKLILALLQYFVTPPYLRNTVFKENFRPYLAVASKLPRLSTLPFTRYQKQDHGRYREGLTVKMQKPTLTRKRGTGKEFKQTKYINIGKAEALALQSQLVPINARVTIDTVTKKIVSPQEAYGDFTGMDSQYGYHTRIASSFTDLFMKGPLKEGYTQSIYVPLTTKDTRIPALSSLPAIGTSPNILLVLSAWETLLLAFELNKDQFVECQGPHEFFDAQLPCPVATSDVTDTIPMALTTLSTLF; the protein is encoded by the coding sequence ATGAGTAGCATGAAGAAGTTCAAGAAGGTTGAGAAACCTCTCTCGCAAACCAGGCACTATTCGCTCTGCATCCCCACCACACTGGTATCGGATTGTCGCAATCTATCGCAGATCACGCATAAGGTGTACCAAGTAGCCAAGTTTGCGTCGTTGTTCAATGTTTCTGAGGTCGTAATCCTTGAGGACAACTCCCAGGCAAGTGGcaccaaaaagaaaatttccaCTGCCAAACTAATACTGGCGCTCTTACAGTACTTCGTCACACCTCCATATCTTCGCAATACCGTATTCAAGGAAAATTTCAGACCTTACTTGGCCGTCGCCTCGAAGCTGCCAAGGCTGTCCACACTTCCTTTCACCAGGTACCAAAAGCAGGATCACGGTCGGTATAGAGAGGGTCTAACCGTCAAGATGCAAAAACCCACGCTGACCCGCAAAAGGGGGACAGGTAAGGAGTTCAAGCAAACCAAATACATTAATATAGGGAAAGCCGAAGCACTGGCCTTACAGAGTCAGCTAGTGCCGATAAATGCAAGAGTCACTATCGACACGgtaacaaagaaaattgttTCCCCCCAAGAGGCCTATGGCGATTTCACAGGAATGGACTCACAGTACGGGTACCATACACGTATAGCGTCATCCTTCACAGACTTGTTCATGAAAGGTCCGCTAAAGGAAGGGTATACGCAATCGATATACGTACCTCTGACCACAAAGGACACCCGCATTCCCGCACTGTCATCATTGCCTGCCATCGGAACCTCTCCTAACATTTTATTGGTGCTGTCCGCATGGGAAACTCTTTTGCTGGCGTTTGAACTGAATAAGGACCAATTTGTGGAGTGCCAAGGTCCTCACGAATTCTTCGACGCTCAGCTGCCATGTCCTGTGGCCACCTCGGATGTCACGGACACCATACCCATGGCACTAACCACCCTCTCAACCCTATTCTAA
- the TGL3 gene encoding bifunctional triglyceride lipase/lysophosphatidylethanolamine acyltransferase, whose translation MILGKLTQVDHLFELSSSMKEAKREYKVFAVIPSLLKNWILYIVYATLDHIPPFVWEILHVITDIYFFWIQKLINYVRPHSRVIYYEAIKKLDECDTYQMWCQQASVVDEITGANLWRRNFFSRRYDFNSVIEQYTILENTLREENFDIVKEKFSTTGPCMLRNFAGIGDKKLFTKSLMGTKQLIEQYLTRILEGLDMLNTQTLTPTSFFQRCKLSLGTTALILQGGSLFGLFHLGVIKGLLLQDLMPNIISGSSMGACVASLFGCLSNEQLKQLLTDDNLLSIIKNDVELLKSCGYGNLEQHLNLGTLIQNLIHHGYSQDVYLFIRFVMKYIVKEKTFEEVYQITGKVFNIVIHPTDKSCPNLLNYVTTPNVLIKSAIECSLGSGVISQDTSLLCKNLENEIEPFLNINKDKQVKFLTPENATNPSITESPYTRLTELFNVNNFIVSLARPYLAPLVVNDLKHEIKTSKYYYYKHYPNIPSINATSASMTHRPSSQSPIKASTVEELEAEPVMSPVPPSSAINDSAEYIIPELGIPQLNFTEMEPLAFKFKYHLERKLKNIATMEFRHRMEVLDNLGLLCSMIKRLIIDEKTPRSATEIAVVPRMKSLSLTRIIEGQLNNIPYWIKSGERSTWPALALIKTRCAVEFKLDDIIRVRRSR comes from the coding sequence ATGATATTAGGTAAACTCACGCAGGTAGACCACCTCTTCGAGTTATCATCAAGCATGAAGGAAGCAAAGAGGGAATACAAGGTATTTGCTGTGATACCGAGCCTGTTGAAGAACTGGATACTGTATATAGTGTACGCGACGCTGGACCATATTCCTCCCTTTGTGTGGGAAATATTACATGTTATTACCGATATCTACTTCTTTTGGATCCAGAAGCTGATTAACTATGTCAGGCCGCACTCCAGAGTCATTTACTATGAGGCCATCAAGAAGTTGGACGAGTGTGATACTTACCAGATGTGGTGCCAGCAAGCGTCAGTAGTGGATGAAATTACAGGTGCGAACCTATGGCGACGGAATTTTTTCTCCAGAAGATACGACTTCAATTCTGTCATCGAACAATACACGATACTGGAAAATACGTTGAGAGaggaaaattttgatataGTCAAGGAGAAGTTTTCGACCACGGGACCGTGTATGTTGAGGAACTTCGCTGGTATTGGAGATAAGAAGTTGTTCACGAAATCTTTGATGGGTACCAAACAGCTCATCGAGCAATACCTGACTCGGATACTCGAAGGCTTAGACATGTTGAATACTCAAACTTTAACACCGACGtcctttttccaaagatgTAAGTTATCATTAGGTACTACGGCTTTGATCTTGCAAGGTGGCTCGCTATTCGGGTTATTCCACCTGGGTGTTATTAAGGGTTTACTGTTGCAGGACCTGATGCCTAATATCATAAGCGGAAGCTCCATGGGCGCGTGCGTTGCCAGTTTGTTTGGTTGCTTGTCCAACGAGCAATTAAAGCAATTATTGACAGATGACAATCTCTTAAGTATCATCAAGAATGATGTGGAGCTGTTGAAAAGCTGCGGCTACGGTAACCTGGAGCAACATTTAAATCTAGGGACTTTGATCCAGAACTTGATACATCACGGCTACTCTCAGGACGTTTATCTTTTTATCCGCTTTGTCATGAAATATATCGTTAAGGagaaaacttttgaagaagtgTACCAAATCACTGGGAAGGTATTTAATATTGTTATTCATCCAACGGACAAATCATGCCCTAATCTCCTAAACTATGTTACAACACCTAACGTGTTGATCAAATCTGCCATTGAATGTTCGCTTGGGTCCGGGGTCATATCGCAAGATACATCGTTATTATGtaagaatttggaaaacgaaATCGAGCCATTTCTTAACATCAATAAAGATAAGCAGGTTAAATTTTTAACCCCAGAAAACGCTACCAACCCAAGTATAACGGAAAGTCCCTATACTAGATTAACAGAGCTATTCAATGTTAACAatttcattgtttctttggcGAGACCGTATTTGGCACCACTGGTGGTGAATGATTTGAAGCATGAGATCAAGACGTCGAAGTACTACTATTACAAGCATTATCCCAACATTCCCTCTATAAATGCCACTTCGGCAAGTATGACACATCGGCCCTCATCGCAATCGCCCATAAAGGCATCCACCGTTGAGGAACTTGAGGCAGAACCCGTAATGAGCCCAGTACCGCCCAGTTCAGCAATTAATGACTCCGCGGAATATATAATCCCAGAACTGGGTATACCACAGTTGAACTTTACTGAAATGGAACCATTGGCATTCAAGTTTAAATACCATTTGGAGagaaaactgaaaaatattgCCACCATGGAATTTAGACATAGAATGGAGGTATTAGACAATCTAGGGCTGTTGTGCTCAATGATAAAGAGACTAATTATTGATGAGAAAACACCTAGATCGGCCACTGAGATTGCTGTGGTTCCTAGAATGAAAAGTTTATCATTAAcaagaattattgaagGCCAACTGAACAATATTCCATACTGGATAAAATCCGGTGAACGAAGCACATGGCCCGCATTAGCATTGATCAAGACAAGGTGTGCAGTTGAGTTCAAGCTGGATGATATAATAAGGGTAAGAAGGAGTAGATGA
- the ADH6 gene encoding NADP-dependent alcohol dehydrogenase: MSYPEKFEGIAIQSHEDWKNPKKIKYDPKPFYDHDVDIKIEACGVCGSDIHCAAGNWGNKKMPLVVGHEIVGTVVKLGSKSNSGLQVGQRVGVGAQVFSCLECDRCKSDNEPYCTKFVTTYGQPYEDGYVSQGGYADYVRVHEHFVVPIPENIPSHLAAPLLCGGLTAYSPLVRNGCGPGKKVGIVGFGGIGSMGTLIAKAMGAETYVISRSSKKREDAMKMGADHYIATLEEENWGEKYFDTFDLIVVCASSLTGIDFDVMPKAMKVGGRIVSISIPEQHEVLTLKPYGLKAVSISYSALGSIKELKQLLELVSENNVKIWVETLPVGEAGVHEALERMEKGDVRYRFTLVNYDKEFQN, encoded by the coding sequence ATGTCGTATCCTGAGAAATTTGAAGGGATCGCGATCCAATCACATGAAGattggaaaaatccaaagaagataaagtACGACCCCAAGCCGTTCTATGACCACGACGTCGACATCAAGATCGAAGCATGCGGTGTCTGTGGCAGTGATATCCATTGCGCAGCTGGGAATTGGGGTAATAAGAAGATGCCCCTCGTCGTCGGCCATGAGATTGTTGGTACAGTCGTAAAACTAGGGTCCAAGTCTAACAGCGGCCTGCAAGTTGGCCAGCGTGTCGGAGTGGGTGCGCAAGTCTTTTCGTGCTTGGAGTGTGATCGTTGTAAGAGTGATAATGAGCCATACTGTACCAAATTCGTTACTACATATGGTCAACCCTACGAAGACGGATATGTGTCCCAAGGTGGTTATGCTGATTACGTTAGAGTTCACGAACATTTTGTGGTGCCTATTCCAGAAAATATCCCATCTCATCTAGCTGCTCCACTGCTGTGTGGTGGGTTGACCGCATACTCTCCCTTGGTCCGGAACGGTTGTGGTCCAGGTAAAAAAGTTGGTATAGTTGGCTTTGGTGGTATTGGCAGTATGGGTACTTTGATTGCCAAAGCCATGGGTGCAGAAACATATGTGATTTCTCGTTCctccaagaaaagagaagatgCGATGAAAATGGGCGCCGACCACTATATTGCTActttagaagaagaaaactggGGCGAAAAATACTTCGACACCTTCGACTTGATCGTTGTGTGCGCTTCGTCTTTGACCGGTATTGATTTCGATGTTATGCCAAAGGCCATGAAGGTCGGCGGTAGAATCGTCTCGATCTCGATACCAGAACAACACGAAGTGTTGACGTTGAAGCCATACGGTTTGAAGGCAGTTTCCATTTCCTACAGTGCTTTAGGTTCAATTAAAGAATTGAAGCAGCTATTGGAGTTAGTTTCCGAAAACAATGTCAAAATTTGGGTGGAAACTTTACCGGTTGGTGAAGCCGGTGTTCATGAAGCCCTTGAAAGGATGGAAAAAGGTGACGTAAGATATAGGTTTACTTTAGTCAACTACGATaaggaatttcaaaactaa
- the PRE5 gene encoding proteasome core particle subunit alpha 6, with amino-acid sequence MFRNNYDGDTVTFSPTGRLFQVEYALEAIKQGSVTVGLRSNTHAVLVALKRNADELSSFQKKIIKCDEHMGLSLAGLAPDARVLSNYLRQQCNYSSLVFNRKLAVERAGHLLCDKAQKNTQSYGGRPYGVGLLIIGYDKSGAHLLEFQPSGNVTELYGTAIGARSQGAKTYLERTLDTFIKIDGNPDELIKAGVEAISQSLRDESLTVDNLSIAIVGEDMPFTLYDGEAVAKYI; translated from the coding sequence ATGTTCAGAAACAATTACGACGGGGACACAGTTACTTTTTCTCCTACAGGCCGTCTTTTCCAAGTGGAATATGCCTTGGAGGCCATTAAACAAGGGAGCGTCACTGTGGGCCTACGTTCGAACACTCATGCTGTCTTGGTCGcgttgaaaagaaatgcaGACGAATTGTCCTCAttccagaagaagatcaTCAAGTGTGACGAGCACATGGGGCTGTCATTGGCTGGGTTGGCTCCAGACGCTAGAGTCCTAAGTAATTATTTGAGACAGCAATGTAACTATTCGAGCTTAGTTTTCAACAGGAAGCTCGCCGTCGAGAGAGCAGGCCACTTGCTTTGCGATAAAGCGCAAAAGAACACACAGTCCTACGGGGGCAGACCCTACGGTGTTGGGTTGTTGATCATCGGATATGACAAGAGTGGTGCTCACCTTCTAGAATTTCAACCCTCCGGGAACGTCACGGAGCTATACGGTACCGCGATCGGTGCAAGAAGCCAGGGGGCAAAGACCTATCTAGAGAGAACTCTGGACACGTTCATAAAAATTGACGGGAACCCAGACGAGCTGATCAAAGCCGGCGTGGAGGCCATCAGTCAGTCACTAAGGGACGAATCCTTGACAGTAGACAACCTCTCGATTGCCATTGTGGGCGAGGATATGCCCTTCACGCTTTATGACGGAGAGGCCGTTGCTAAATACATTTAA
- the ELP6 gene encoding Elongator subunit ELP6, with translation MSGVQRQDLVLFSDQSVLPAQFFQDNDSHNLFFITHQSSTQPLWLINALVEAHVLGSPSSLNESSSSPLSSSSRSHVVIASFIHEQNHFIHSLNKLKIASNNYKVLDFLSDFIIKSILNKPRDKILSDLLTKFTAAIQNTPANTIVIVEQPELLLSLINGLTYSELNNKFITPLLKQCQVLIMVSNTDIFNIGDFDSSPHCSNLQNFYKSSFVKSMINLNLNPLKTGFAKDVTGSLRVCRGGSPIASSSSTNLHVIENEYLYLNEKESTKLFYR, from the coding sequence ATGAGTGGTGTTCAAAGACAAGACCTGGTCTTATTCAGCGATCAGTCAGTGCTTCCtgctcaattttttcaggaTAACGATTCTCATAACCTATTCTTTATCACACACCAATCTTCCACCCAACCGCTATGGCTGATTAACGCACTAGTAGAAGCACACGTTTTGGGTTCTCCCAGTTCTCTTAACgagtcttcttcatcacccttatcttcatcgtctcGCTCCCACGTAGTCATAGCGTCATTTATCCACGAGCAAAACCATTTCATACATTCTCTAAACAAGCTGAAAATTGCATCCAACAACTACAAAGTTTTAGATTTCCTATCtgatttcatcatcaaaagTATCCTGAATAAGCCAAGAGACAAAATACTGAGCGATTTACTCACAAAGTTCACCGCTGCCATTCAAAATACCCCAGCTAACACCATTGTTATCGTAGAGCAACCGGAACTGCTGTTGTCCCTGATTAATGGCCTCACTTATTCAGAATTGAACAATAAATTCATCACCCCTCTTTTGAAGCAATGCCAAGTACTGATCATGGTCTCCAATACGGATATTTTTAACATAGGCGATTTCGACTCTTCCCCTCACTGCTCCAATCTACAGAACTTCTACAAATCATCTTTCGTCAAATCAATGATTAATTTGAACTTAAACCCTTTGAAAACTGGATTCGCCAAGGACGTAACCGGTTCATTGCGTGTTTGTAGAGGTGGCTCGCCCATCGCGTCTTCCTCAAGTACAAACTTACATGTCATAGAGAATGAATATCTCTAtctaaatgaaaaagaatcaacAAAATTATTCTATCGTTAA
- the GLC8 gene encoding PP1-complex regulatory subunit GLC8, protein MGGILKNPLALSPEQLAQQDPETLEEFRRQVYENTQKNAKLTSNKRNVPGLGYQEEEAEIVGTSKRSLPKDVVSLKHEHDMLAKMTPEEQVQWNQMNLAENEITKQQFQDIHIDEPKTPYQGAVDPHGEYYKVDDDEDDDNNTSDKGPGQVANDDIDDLSLGEPEYEIKENKQPDIEMNDENDEDSSEARHKKFEELRKKHYDVRAIFNGKAHEAVEDEDEDRDDTRPKEQ, encoded by the coding sequence ATGGGAGGTATATTGAAGAACCCACTGGCTTTGTCGCCGGAACAACTGGCGCAGCAGGATCCGGAAACGCTTGAGGAGTTTAGAAGACAGGTTTATGAGAACACACAGAAAAATGCCAAATTAACATCGAACAAGAGGAACGTACCGGGGCTGGGataccaagaagaagaggcGGAAATAGTTGGGACATCCAAGCGCTCTCTTCCAAAGGACGTTGTATCGCTCAAGCATGAGCATGACATGCTGGCCAAAATGACACCGGAAGAACAGGTCCAATGGAACCAGATGAATTTGGCTGAAAATGAGATAACGAAACAGCAGTTCCAGGATATCCATATAGACGAGCCTAAGACCCCCTACCAAGGAGCCGTGGACCCTCACGGGGAATACTACAAAGTGGATGACGATGAGGACGACGACAACAATACCAGTGATAAAGGGCCTGGCCAAGTAGCCAACGACGATATCGATGATCTGTCCTTAGGAGAGCCCGAATATGAGATCAAAGAGAACAAACAGCCGGATATAGAAATGAATGACGAGAATGACGAGGACTCTTCCGAGGCAAGGCATAAGAAGTTTGAAGAGTTGAGGAAGAAGCATTACGACGTAAGGGCCATTTTCAACGGCAAGGCTCACGAAGCGGTggaggatgaagatgaagacagAGACGATACAAgaccaaaagaacaatGA
- the DIA1 gene encoding Dia1p: protein MSLFGDFLLKKVTDGFKDEQGLKIEMTNRKDFPKCLNFNRERRMPIAQVSGEDGFLIFPSQQSYESFEYSKKKLFEMKMRSDGIGIPLLQIINCNPASSKTSCDKNKTKDVLYFKIFKFILRTADEPPPYAVTKTVSSNNGLILYKVPLYEIYRDVTTKTSNYRFVGIIPTEPNSLAMANRDSCRDLDTRVNNLNLRWKVSYSSVATNDHYKLTLLTDYELNLLDKDVVRIAKNRMLIDRSRQNGYRFVAAHYTRKFRASVFKHVSQKAHLIIGERCTDQKSFGLKKIPELTEKLACQSLLIHYIEYMNRKSQDTHRRARRRHNLMGMNSANLGSAADPASPLSIMNNF, encoded by the coding sequence atgAGTCTATTTGGTGATTTTCTTCTGAAGAAAGTAACTGATGGGTTTAAAGATGAACAAGGACTAAAGATTGAGATGACAAATAGGAAAGACTTTCCGAAGTGCTTAAATTTTAACAGGGAAAGAAGAATGCCCATTGCACAAGTAAGCGGCGAGGATGGCTTTTTAATATTTCCGTCTCAGCAATCCTATGAAAGTTTCGAATactccaagaaaaaattgtttgaaatgaaaatgcGCTCGGATGGGATCGGTATTCCATTACTCCAAATCATCAATTGTAATCCAGCGTCCTCTAAAACAAGTTGCGATAAGAATAAGACAAAAGACGTGCTCTACTTTAAGATCTTTAAATTCATCCTAAGGACGGCAGATGAGCCTCCACCTTACGCTGTAACAAAAACCGTTTCTTCGAATAACGGGTTGATCTTGTACAAAGTGCCCCTCTATGAAATCTATAGAGATGTCACGAcaaaaacttcaaattaTAGATTTGTTGGAATTATACCTACTGAACCAAATTCACTAGCTATGGCTAATCGAGACTCGTGCAGAGATTTGGACACCAGAGTTAATAATTTGAATCTAAGGTGGAAGGTTTCATATTCATCCGTCGCCACCAATGATCATTACAAGTTGACTTTATTGACAGATTACGAACTCAATCTTTTAGACAAAGATGTGGTCCGAATTGCCAAAAATAGAATGCTCATTGATCGAAGCCGTCAAAACGGTTACAGATTTGTGGCTGCTCATTACACTAGGAAATTTAGAGCTTCCGTATTCAAACATGTTTCTCAAAAGGCTCACTTAATTATTGGTGAGCGCTGTACTGACCAAAAATCATTCGGCTTAAAAAAGATTCCCGAATTAACAGAAAAACTTGCATGTCAAAGTTTACTCATCCATTACATAGAATATATGAACCGAAAATCTCAAGATACACAtagaagagcaagaagaCGGCACAACTTGATGGGAATGAATTCTGCGAATCTTGGGAGTGCTGCGGATCCCGCAAGCCCATTATCAATAATGAATAACTTTTAG